In Haloterrigena turkmenica DSM 5511, a single genomic region encodes these proteins:
- the cofC gene encoding 2-phospho-L-lactate guanylyltransferase translates to MQVVVPFAATEPKTRLADVLTPAERTAFARAMLADVLTAVVEAGHEPTVLATAPLDLETLDLEAAVRDAGSVAVDDRPLTEAVNARLPERGDGGDDGTHIDPVAVVMADLALATADALEALFSAAADVAVVPGRGAGTNALVVDHPEFRVDYHGASYLDHREIAHDVGATLETVDSFRLGTDIDEPADLVEVLVHGTETDRAPARLREFGFELERTDGRVTVARLEESRPK, encoded by the coding sequence ATGCAGGTCGTCGTCCCGTTCGCCGCGACGGAGCCGAAGACCCGGCTCGCCGACGTCCTCACGCCCGCGGAGCGGACGGCGTTCGCACGCGCGATGCTCGCGGACGTCCTGACCGCGGTCGTCGAGGCGGGCCACGAGCCGACGGTCCTCGCGACGGCGCCGCTCGACCTCGAGACGCTCGACCTCGAGGCCGCCGTTCGAGACGCGGGCTCGGTCGCGGTCGACGACCGACCGCTCACCGAGGCGGTCAACGCGCGGCTGCCCGAGCGCGGCGACGGCGGTGACGACGGCACCCATATCGACCCCGTGGCCGTCGTCATGGCCGACCTCGCGCTGGCGACCGCCGACGCGCTCGAGGCGCTGTTTTCCGCCGCGGCCGACGTCGCGGTCGTCCCGGGTCGGGGCGCCGGGACGAACGCGCTCGTCGTCGACCACCCCGAGTTTCGGGTCGACTACCACGGCGCGTCCTACCTCGATCACCGCGAGATCGCCCACGACGTCGGGGCGACCCTCGAGACGGTCGATTCGTTCCGGCTGGGGACCGACATCGACGAGCCCGCGGACCTCGTCGAGGTGCTCGTCCACGGGACCGAGACCGACCGCGCGCCCGCCCGGCTCCGCGAGTTCGGGTTCGAACTCGAGCGAACCGACGGTCGCGTGACCGTCGCGCGACTCGAAGAGTCCCGGCCGAAGTAG